In the genome of Actinobacillus genomosp. 1, the window TCTAATTCATAGGCATTTTGTTGCAAACGTTTTTGATTAATAGCATAACCTTTTGTTAAATAATCTTTTAAACGAGTGGTCGCCCAAATACGAAATTGAGTGGCGGATTTGGATTTTACACGATAGCCAACAGAAATGATGGCATCAAGATTATAGTGTTTGACTTGTCTGGTAACTTTACGATTACCCTCCAATCGAACTACCGAGAAATCCTTGGTAGTTCGATTTTCTTCTAGTTCTTTCTCATTAAAAATATTCTTTAAATGTAAACTGATATTATCCGTTGAGGTTTCAAAAATCTTCGCCATTTGGGCTTGTGAAAGCCAAACGTTTTCATTTTCAAAGCGAACTTCAACTTGAGTTGATCCGTCTTCAGCTTGATAGATTTCGATTGGGTTTGTCATATTTCTCTCCTTTTATTGACATCATTACCTTAGTGGAATATGCAGAAATATATTTGAGTAGTTTTGCAATGTAGATCGAGGATTTACAAAAAATGAGTAAAATTGATTCCCTTGTTGTAAGAGATTAGAATTTATATTATTCTTGAATAGAATATGATTTATTGCGACACAATGTGTCGTAGCGATGAGTATAATAATTTTAATATTTTTTTATGGTAGGTATTTAGTTAAGGGTATTTTTATGAAATACGAAGAAGATTTATCTCTTAGAGAAAAGTTAGAAAATCGTTATGCTACGATTTTAGAAAATCACGTTTCTTTGGTGGAAAAGATCCGTTCTTCAGGGAATTGGTCTAATATTCATTTAGGTTTTGTACCGGATGGGTACTCTAACGTGCCAGAAAATCGTCGTATTTTAGTTATTGGAAGAGAAACAAGAGGTTGGTTTTCTGAAAAAAACTATCAAAAATATGGTTTAGCGGAAGTTAAATATATGGTTGATAAGAGTAAGGAGTATTTTGATAAGACAGCTAATCCGAAGAAAACAGGAAAAGGAAAGACGTTTTTTCATTTTATCCGTAAATTAACGAGAAATTTTAATGAGAAAGGTATTTTATGGGGGAATTTATACGCTTTTGATTTTAAAAAAGGTGATCCTAAAAAGAATAATGAGGGGATTTCTATTTTAGAATTAGAAATGCTGTCAGCTGAATTATTAAAGGCTCAAATTGAAATTTTAAAACCTCGTATTATTATTTTTGCTACAGGTAACGGTGGAGTAGATTCCAGAAAACGTACGTTTAATTTAGATTTTTCAGGCAAAGATGAGTTTTATGATAAGTCGGGGAATCTTTTACCTAAAAAATATGTAGAATTTTTTAAATTTTCCGAGCAAGCAGAACATAATGAAATTTATTCAACCATAGACGGTTATCGAATTAGACATCCTAGCTCAAGATATAAAAAAGATAGTTATGCTAGGGACAGTTTGGTTAAGCACTTGCTGAATAAAAATTGTTAGTAAGATTTATAAAAATGTTGTACTACATTTTTAAATTAAAGCTTGGGAGTAAATAATGAATAAAAATTTACCAAAAGTGGTGGTTTTAACTGGGGCGGGGATTTCTGCGGAATCAGGGATTGAAACTTTCCGAGCTAGCACCGGATTATGGGAAAATCATAAAGTCGATGATGTTGCAACCCCTGAAGGATTTATGCGTAATCCTGAATTAGTACAACGTTTTTATAATGCACGCCGGGCAAGGTTATTTGATGCAGATGTGCAACCTAATGCAGCACATTTAGCTTTAGCAGAATTAGAAGAAAAGCTAGGCGATAATTTCTTATTAGTCACACAAAATGTGGATAATTTACACGAACGTGCGGGCAGTAAACGTGTTGTACATATGCACGGAGAACTGCTTAAAGTACGTTGTGTAAGAAAGGGAACGGTATATGACTGGCAAGAAGATATTACGGATGAGAGCCTGTGCCAATGCTGCCAGCCTCCTCAAAAATTACGCCCACATATCGTTTGGTTTGGGGAAATGCCACTACAAATGAATCGTATTGAAGATGCTTTATGGGAATGTGATTACTTTATCTCGATTGGTACTTCTGGTAATGTTTATCCGGCAGCAGGCTTTGTGAATATTGCGGATCGAGCCGGTGCTGTGACGGTGGAGCTGAATTTAGAACCGAGTGAAAAACATTCCTCATTTCATAGTAGCCAGCAGGGAAAAGCAACTGAAATTGTGCCAAAATTTGTGAAAGAATTATTGGGTAAATATGTTTAATATTTATTTTACTCAACAATCGGCTAAACATAAAAGAGTAAACCAAGATGCGTTATTTAATGGCATTGAGGTTTACCAAAATATTTTGAAATTAGCAGAAAAGGTCATGTTGCAGAAAGAATCTGTAATTATCGGTATTGCTGATGGGGTTTCTCATAGCCCAAACTCCCAGCTAGCAAGCCGATTTTTTATGAATCAATTAAAAACTTGCGAAAGTCTTTCCGCTTCTTGGTTAGGTTATCAACATAAATTATTTTGCGAAACTTATTCAGAGAAATATTTAGGTAATGCGACTACATTCGTAGCTTGCCAAATAGATAATGATGGATTAGTTAATTTAATTAATGTTGGTAATAGTCGAGCATATAAAATCTCAGAGAATGGAAAATGGCAACAGATAAGCCAAGATCATACTTTAATTTCAAGATTAAAAGCAGATGGAATCGCAATAGAGGATGTGGAGTATTCCGGTCTATATAATGGATTGGAGTCTTGCTTAATTGCAGACTTTGAAGAAACGGATTTTCAAATTTTTTCACATACCTTTTATTTACAACAAGATGAAGTTATTTTGCTTTGTTCTGATGGGCTGACTGATTTTATCCCAGAGAAGGTTCGAGAACAGATTTGGCAACAGTATGAAAATATTGAAGAAAAAATTACCGCTTATAGAAAGTATGCAAAACGACAAAGATTTAATGATGATTTCTCAGTGATTGTATGTAGAAGATAATCCCTCTTTTGAGGGCTTTGTTTTACAAAAAATTTAGTATTTTTAACCGCTTGTTTCACAAGCAAAAATCCCCATAACAGTCATAGTTTTTGAATCGTGTTCGGATATTGATGTACCGAAAATTATCGTGCCGGCTTCATTGCTTATCGAATGAATTCCATCCAGAATTAGATTAATTTCGTCAAGTTCGAGATTTAAGCCTGATTGTATATTGAGAAGGACAGCATTAACTTGACTGGAATATCTAAATTTAGCCTGTTCGATAAATTTATTTATAATTAATTCTACTCTATTTTTTCCAGACGCAGATTCGATTATGAAAAATGCGTTAGCCGCTCCCGAAAGGATTGAGCAAACATCTTGAATATCAATATTAATTAACCCCGGACAGGACATTATATTCGGTAGGTGTGAAAATTGAATTAATCTTTGTTCAAGATGATTTTTCGCTTCTTGCTCAGCTAATTGATAAATTTCACACTCTTTCTGTAAGTCAAAATGTACTATGCAACTGTGATCAGTATAGAGTTTTTTCGTACGTTCAATAATTTGAGCATTTTCTTGTAAATATTGGGCAGCAATCACTACAAGCGTGTTGTTACTTGTTTGAATCAATGCTTGAGCAATATTAAAGTCTTCTTCATTATCAATATCAACATAGATCAGTAAGAAATCGACACCTTTGAGTAATTCTATCGCTTTTTGTTGCTGTTCTGCCGAGGTTACAAGTAATTTATGATGTGCCATCACTTTACTTAAACGCTGTTCATTGTGATCAATGGCAATATAAAACACATTTTCAGCTGGCTTTTTTATCATTTTCTGAATAAGTTTACCGCCTGATTCGCCAATACCGATAAGGCGAATAATTAGATTATTTGGTTCTTGTATTGGAACAAACATATTTCCTCCATAGTGAGTTATGGTTTATAGAAATTGATGTGAAACGGGGGCTTTTAGTGATAATGCTTAATACGTTGAATAGGGGGATTTTGGGCGATTGACTGCCCTACGGTTGTAAAACGATTTTAGTTTGTAGCACTTTCTAGTTAAACTTTTGAAAAGTGAACAAATTTTACGAAACATATTCAGTGACCTATATAAACAAAATG includes:
- a CDS encoding cell division protein FtsZ, whose product is MFVPIQEPNNLIIRLIGIGESGGKLIQKMIKKPAENVFYIAIDHNEQRLSKVMAHHKLLVTSAEQQQKAIELLKGVDFLLIYVDIDNEEDFNIAQALIQTSNNTLVVIAAQYLQENAQIIERTKKLYTDHSCIVHFDLQKECEIYQLAEQEAKNHLEQRLIQFSHLPNIMSCPGLINIDIQDVCSILSGAANAFFIIESASGKNRVELIINKFIEQAKFRYSSQVNAVLLNIQSGLNLELDEINLILDGIHSISNEAGTIIFGTSISEHDSKTMTVMGIFACETSG
- a CDS encoding PP2C family protein-serine/threonine phosphatase → MFNIYFTQQSAKHKRVNQDALFNGIEVYQNILKLAEKVMLQKESVIIGIADGVSHSPNSQLASRFFMNQLKTCESLSASWLGYQHKLFCETYSEKYLGNATTFVACQIDNDGLVNLINVGNSRAYKISENGKWQQISQDHTLISRLKADGIAIEDVEYSGLYNGLESCLIADFEETDFQIFSHTFYLQQDEVILLCSDGLTDFIPEKVREQIWQQYENIEEKITAYRKYAKRQRFNDDFSVIVCRR
- the cobB gene encoding Sir2 family NAD+-dependent deacetylase, translated to MNKNLPKVVVLTGAGISAESGIETFRASTGLWENHKVDDVATPEGFMRNPELVQRFYNARRARLFDADVQPNAAHLALAELEEKLGDNFLLVTQNVDNLHERAGSKRVVHMHGELLKVRCVRKGTVYDWQEDITDESLCQCCQPPQKLRPHIVWFGEMPLQMNRIEDALWECDYFISIGTSGNVYPAAGFVNIADRAGAVTVELNLEPSEKHSSFHSSQQGKATEIVPKFVKELLGKYV
- a CDS encoding glucose-6-phosphate dehydrogenase, whose amino-acid sequence is MKYEEDLSLREKLENRYATILENHVSLVEKIRSSGNWSNIHLGFVPDGYSNVPENRRILVIGRETRGWFSEKNYQKYGLAEVKYMVDKSKEYFDKTANPKKTGKGKTFFHFIRKLTRNFNEKGILWGNLYAFDFKKGDPKKNNEGISILELEMLSAELLKAQIEILKPRIIIFATGNGGVDSRKRTFNLDFSGKDEFYDKSGNLLPKKYVEFFKFSEQAEHNEIYSTIDGYRIRHPSSRYKKDSYARDSLVKHLLNKNC